A segment of the Methanothermococcus thermolithotrophicus DSM 2095 genome:
ATAGAAGTAACCAAGAACGTTCTTAGAAATAACTATGCGGATAGAGTTTTAACAACAGGGATTGTGGCAAACATTTTTTTAATGGCAAAAGGCTATAAAATGGGACCAAATGAAAAAGTTATCGAAGACATGGGTTACCTGGATCAGGTGGAAATAGCCAAGGAGCTCTTAGATGAGTTTGGTGATAAAATAGTTATTCCAATTGATGCAGCCTTGAATGTAGATGGAAATAGGGTTGAAGCTGTTTTGAAACTTGAAGAAGATATTAAATATCCAATCTATGATTTAGGGGAAAAGACCATCGAACTTTACGATAAGATAATTAAAGAAGCTAAAACAATAGTTGCAAACGGTCCTGCAGGCGTATTTGAAAATAAAAACTTTTTAAAAGGTACTGAAGGAATTTTAAGGAGCATAACCGAGTCAGAAGGATTTTCAGTAATTGGTGGAGGGCACCTATCAGCTGCAGCAGAGGTTATCGGTGTTGCAGACCAAATAGACCATATAAGTACTGGTGGTGGAGCATGTATTGAATTTTTAGCAGGTAAAAGACTCCCAGTTATCGAGATATTAAAGGAATCCTATGAAAAATATAAAAAATAACTTTATTTTAATTTATAGTCGTTCTGCAGTTATCCAACACTTAAAATTTTTAAACTTAAGGTACATTAAAATCATGTTGAATATTTAATTGAAATTTAATGTATGTATTTATGACATTTTGCAGAACGGCTATATTTAACGTTTTTAAATAGAAAATTATATATAATTGCCAAATCACCAATTATTTAAAATTGATATAGGGGATTTTATGAATTTAAAAAAACTTGCAGATGAGATAAAAAATTTTGAAGGCGTTTTAAGAAAAAAGGAGATCAAAAATGTAGTCAATAATTTCAAATTTGAGGAAGAATACGGCTTTGAAATAATTGCCGATTTCGGGGACGATGCTGCAATAATTGGAATAGATGGTGAAAATGCAATTTTATTGGCTGCAGATGGGATATGGGGTAAGTTATTAGAAAAAGATCCCCAGTGGGCAGGATACTGTTCTGTACTTGTAAATGCCAATGATATTGCAGCAATGGGGGGCAAATCAATTGCAATGACCAATATAATAGGGATTAAGGACTGTGACGTGGGAAAGAAGGTTTTAAAAGGTGTGAAAGAGGGAGTTAAAAAATTCGGAATTCCTATGGCGGGGGGACATACTCATCCAGATGCTCAATGTAACGTTCTTGATGTTTCCATAACGGGAATTGTTAAAAGGGATAATGTATTGAGAAGCGATGGAGCGAAGGTTGGGGATAAAATAGTTTTTGCCTATGATTTGGATGGAAAACTTCATGAGACTTTTAATTTGAATTGGGATACCACCACAATGAAGTCAAAGAAACTTGTTAGGGATCAATTAAAAGCCCTTGAAATTATTGGGGAAGAAAAATTGGCTAATTCGTGTAAGGACATAAGTAATCCCGGGGCATTGGGTACTCTTGGAATGCTTTTAGAGGTTTCAAAGAAAGGTGGGTTTGTAGATGTTACAAAAATCCCTAAAAACGAAGAAATACCGTTAAATCACTGGTTAAAAATTTATCCAGGCTGTGCTTTTGTATTCACCACAAAAGAAGAAAATGTAAATAGACTTAAAGAGGTCTTGGAATTTGTAAATATTTCAGCTGAAGTTTGTGGGGAAGTTACTAAGGAGCAAAAGCTTGTAATAACTGATGGAACTGAAAAAGAGATATTATTTGATTTTGAACGTGAATATATATGCGGATGCTAAAATGTGGTAAAGTATGGATCTAAACTAAAAAGACTCTATATGGTTTAAGACTATTATATAATATTTTGATACTATTTTTCATGTTGGCGTATATTTGGTGAAAGAATGAAAATAGCAGTTGACGGGGTTTTTTATACCAAAGAAAATATTGACTTTGAAAAGATACTTAAGGAGATAGTAAATATATTGGGTGAAGACGTTAGAGTTCAATCTGTAGAATTCCCCGAGATTGCAGCAATATTCGAGGACGACTACTATTACAGGGCGGGATTTATGCTTGACAAAGAAGTGGATGAGGAGCTCCCAGCGCATGAACTTAAAGATATAAAGGAAAAAATAAAAAAACTATTTCCGGAAGGTACCGTTATATACACATTAACCTGTGAAATACTATGAACATGAATAATACTAATAAAGGGAATAATGGCAGTGTAAGGGATTTTTACGATAACTGGAATGTAGAGGAATTCCCTGATTATTTGAAACTTATTATGGAATTTGAGGAACAGCTTATTTTTGATATTTTATCCAACATGGATGTGTTAAATAATAATTCCAAAACTGATAAATTGGTTTTGGACTGTGGATGTGGTTTTGGTTCTTTTTATCCTTTAATAAAGGATTTCAACACAATATATATGGATTTTTCGTTAAATCTTTTAAAAAAATTTAAAATAAATACCAATAAGGTATGCGGAGATATTCAAAATTTGCCTTTTAAGGACAATACGTTTGATCTGGTGCTTTGTATCAACGTTCTTGAACACGTAGATTTTGAAAGGGCCGTAAATGAAATAAAGAGGGTTTTAAAAACTAACGGAACATGTATCTTTGTTGTGGTTAACAGAGATTCAATAATAAACGAAGAAATATTTACAGACTGGAAAATAACTCATAATTCATTAAGTATTGATGATTTTAAAGACTTTGAATATAATGACGGAAAGTTTTTAATTAAATATTGGAGATCATTTTACTTTGTACATCCTATTTTTAAGGTATTTCCAAAGTTTATTTTAAAGAGAATTTTAAATATCTTTTACAAGCTGGATAAGTTGGGTGAAACTAATATACTTAGGAGGAAAGGTCAGTTTTTAATGGTGGCTATGGTGAAAAAATGAAAAAAATGATTTACACACTTGGACCTAAGGGAAGCTACAGTGAAAAAGCGGCTAAAATTTTTTCAAGTTTGATTCATAAAAAACAGGATGAGTTCCAAAATACGCCCATATCTGAACAGGATGGGGATATTATCTATTGCGGTTCAATTTATGAAGTTTTTGAATGCGTGGAAAAAAATAAAAATACCTATGGTGTGGTTCCTTCCGAAAACTCAATTGAAGGTTCTGTAACGTTAACTCAGGATTTACTCTTAGAATTCCCCGTTAAAATAGTGGGGGAAGTGGATATTACTATAAATCATTGTTTAATTGGCTACAACAAGGATAGAATAAAGAAAGTTCTATCTCATCCCCAAGCTCTTGCACAGTGTAGAAAATATATAAAAAAACATGGTTGGGAAGTACAGGCAGTTTCAAGTACTGCGAAAGCCGTAAAAACAGTTTTTGAATCTAAAAATCATGAATTAGGGGCAATAGGTTCAAAAGAAACAGCCAAAATTTATGATTTAAAAATACTTGATGAACATATTCAGGATTATCCAAATAACAAGACTAGGTTTATACTTATTGGAAGCGATGAGTCTAATTTTGATTTTAATTTAGAAAGTACTATACAAAAATCTACAGTAATTCTCGAACTAAAGGAGGATAAACCAGGTTCTCTGTATAATATATTAAAAGAATTTTATGAAAGAAATATCAATCTAACAAGGATAGAGTCAAGACCTTCCAAAAAGAAACTAGGATCATATATTTTCTACATCGATTTTGAACATGGGCTTAATGAAAATTATATTTTGAATATATTGGATACACTGGATAATCATTTGTCCAATATAAAGTATCTTGGAAACTATGGGGTATTTAACGAGGAGGGGGTTAATTAGTTCATCTGCGTTTATTTCTATCTTTAGTTTTATCTTTATTTTTTACCCTCTTAAATATCGTAGTGTATATATACGAGTATTATATTAACTGTTGAACAACCTACATCATTAAAGTATTCGGGTGTTAGAATGGAAAGCTATATACAGAATCTATTTGCGGAAAGAATTGGTGGAAGCAACTTCGGAAAAGAGGATGTAATCTACAAGTTTGAGAAGATAAAAAGAGCTAAAATGGAAGCAAAAAAGAAATACCCTAATGTGGAATTAATAGATATGGGTGTTGGAGAACCTGACGAAATGGCAGATGAAAATGTTGTTGAAGTTTTAAGCAATGAAGCTAAGAAACATGAAAATAGAGGTTATGCAGATAATGGGATCCAAGAGCTCAAGGATGCAATCCCACCATACATGGAAAAGGTTTATGGAGTTAAAGACCTCGACCCAGTTAATGAAGTTATTCACTCAATGGGTTCAAAACCAGCTCTTGCTTACATAACTTCCGTTTTCATTAATCCTGGAGATGTAACATTAATGACAGTTCCAGGGTATCCAGTTACTGCTACCCACACAAAATGGTACGGCGGAGATGTTCACAACCTTCCACTTTACGAAGAAAATGGATTTTTACCAGATTTGGAAAGCATCCCTGAAGACATTAAAAAGAGAGCAAAATTACTCTATTTAAACTACCCAAACAACCCAACAGGAGCTCAGGCTACAAAGAAATTCTACAAGGAAGTAGTGGACTTTGCATTTGAAAATGAAGTTATAGTAATTCAGGATGCAGCTTACGGAGCTCTAGTGTATGAAGATAAACCTCTTTCATTCCTATCAATAAA
Coding sequences within it:
- a CDS encoding LL-diaminopimelate aminotransferase; this translates as MESYIQNLFAERIGGSNFGKEDVIYKFEKIKRAKMEAKKKYPNVELIDMGVGEPDEMADENVVEVLSNEAKKHENRGYADNGIQELKDAIPPYMEKVYGVKDLDPVNEVIHSMGSKPALAYITSVFINPGDVTLMTVPGYPVTATHTKWYGGDVHNLPLYEENGFLPDLESIPEDIKKRAKLLYLNYPNNPTGAQATKKFYKEVVDFAFENEVIVIQDAAYGALVYEDKPLSFLSIKDAKEVGVEIHSFSKAYNMTGWRLAFLAGNELIVKGFATVKDNYDSGQFIPIQKAGIYCLNHPEITERTRQKYERRLKKMVNILNEVGFNAKMPGGTFYLYIKAPTGTKDGVEFKNAEEFSQYLIKEKLISTVPWDDAGSYIRMAACFEAFKDGKISIEEEDRILNEVKRRLSDVEFVFE
- a CDS encoding class I SAM-dependent methyltransferase, with translation MNMNNTNKGNNGSVRDFYDNWNVEEFPDYLKLIMEFEEQLIFDILSNMDVLNNNSKTDKLVLDCGCGFGSFYPLIKDFNTIYMDFSLNLLKKFKINTNKVCGDIQNLPFKDNTFDLVLCINVLEHVDFERAVNEIKRVLKTNGTCIFVVVNRDSIINEEIFTDWKITHNSLSIDDFKDFEYNDGKFLIKYWRSFYFVHPIFKVFPKFILKRILNIFYKLDKLGETNILRRKGQFLMVAMVKK
- the pheA gene encoding prephenate dehydratase; its protein translation is MIYTLGPKGSYSEKAAKIFSSLIHKKQDEFQNTPISEQDGDIIYCGSIYEVFECVEKNKNTYGVVPSENSIEGSVTLTQDLLLEFPVKIVGEVDITINHCLIGYNKDRIKKVLSHPQALAQCRKYIKKHGWEVQAVSSTAKAVKTVFESKNHELGAIGSKETAKIYDLKILDEHIQDYPNNKTRFILIGSDESNFDFNLESTIQKSTVILELKEDKPGSLYNILKEFYERNINLTRIESRPSKKKLGSYIFYIDFEHGLNENYILNILDTLDNHLSNIKYLGNYGVFNEEGVN
- a CDS encoding methanogenesis marker 2 protein, which translates into the protein MNLKKLADEIKNFEGVLRKKEIKNVVNNFKFEEEYGFEIIADFGDDAAIIGIDGENAILLAADGIWGKLLEKDPQWAGYCSVLVNANDIAAMGGKSIAMTNIIGIKDCDVGKKVLKGVKEGVKKFGIPMAGGHTHPDAQCNVLDVSITGIVKRDNVLRSDGAKVGDKIVFAYDLDGKLHETFNLNWDTTTMKSKKLVRDQLKALEIIGEEKLANSCKDISNPGALGTLGMLLEVSKKGGFVDVTKIPKNEEIPLNHWLKIYPGCAFVFTTKEENVNRLKEVLEFVNISAEVCGEVTKEQKLVITDGTEKEILFDFEREYICGC